In Streptomyces sp. NBC_00448, the following are encoded in one genomic region:
- a CDS encoding magnesium transporter MgtE N-terminal domain-containing protein has product MAAGAPRVFVSHLAGVAVFDPNGDQVGRVRDVVVMLRVGGRPPRVLGLVVEVVSRRRIFLPMTRVTGVESGQVITTGVVNMRRFEQRPTETLVLGELLDRRVRLATDESGSPAETPTAVARSAADEALSVEVTVLDVSMTQLPSRRDWEIDKVFVRRGKSGALRRRGEALTVDWSAVSGFSLAEEGQGAENLVATFEQLRPADLANVLHHLSPKRRGEVAAALDDDRLADVLEELPDDDQVEILSKLKEERAADVLEAMDPDDAADLLAELPTDEQERLLTLMQPQEAAGVRRLLSYEERTAGGLMTTEPIVLRPDATVADALARIRNPDLSPALAAQVYVCRPPDDTPTGKYLGLVHFQRLLRDPPFTLLGAIVDTDLQPLGPETALPSVTSFLATYNMISAPVVDESGSLVGAVTVDDVLDHLLPDDWRETALYGAEGGTDSGTDGDDDADGRGTDERAEAPDGR; this is encoded by the coding sequence ATGGCGGCAGGCGCCCCTCGGGTCTTCGTCTCGCACCTGGCCGGGGTCGCCGTCTTCGATCCGAACGGCGACCAGGTCGGGCGGGTGCGCGACGTGGTCGTCATGCTGCGCGTCGGAGGGCGCCCGCCCCGGGTGCTGGGCCTGGTCGTCGAGGTGGTCAGCCGGCGCCGGATCTTCCTGCCCATGACCCGGGTCACCGGTGTGGAGTCCGGTCAGGTCATCACCACCGGCGTGGTGAACATGCGGCGCTTCGAGCAGCGGCCGACCGAGACGCTGGTGCTGGGCGAGCTGCTCGACCGCAGGGTGCGGCTGGCCACCGACGAGTCGGGCTCCCCCGCCGAGACCCCCACCGCCGTGGCCCGCTCCGCCGCCGACGAGGCCCTGTCCGTCGAGGTCACCGTGCTCGATGTGTCCATGACCCAGCTGCCCTCCCGGCGGGACTGGGAGATCGACAAGGTCTTCGTCCGGCGCGGCAAGAGCGGGGCGCTGCGCCGCCGAGGCGAGGCGCTGACCGTGGACTGGTCGGCGGTGAGCGGCTTCTCGCTCGCCGAGGAGGGCCAGGGCGCGGAGAACCTGGTGGCGACCTTCGAGCAACTGCGCCCGGCCGACCTGGCGAACGTGCTGCACCACCTGTCGCCCAAGCGCCGCGGCGAGGTGGCCGCCGCCCTCGACGACGACCGGCTCGCCGACGTCCTGGAGGAACTGCCGGACGACGACCAGGTGGAGATCCTCAGCAAGCTCAAGGAGGAGCGGGCCGCGGACGTGCTGGAGGCGATGGACCCCGACGACGCCGCCGACCTGCTCGCCGAGCTGCCGACGGACGAGCAGGAACGCCTCCTCACCCTGATGCAGCCCCAGGAGGCCGCGGGCGTACGGCGGCTGCTGTCGTACGAGGAGCGCACCGCGGGCGGGCTGATGACCACCGAGCCGATCGTGCTGCGCCCGGACGCGACCGTGGCCGACGCGCTGGCCCGCATCCGCAACCCCGACCTGTCCCCCGCGCTGGCCGCCCAGGTATACGTGTGCCGGCCCCCGGACGACACCCCGACCGGGAAGTACCTCGGCCTGGTGCACTTCCAGCGCCTGCTGCGCGACCCGCCCTTCACCCTGCTCGGCGCGATCGTGGACACCGACCTGCAGCCGCTGGGCCCGGAGACCGCGCTGCCGTCGGTGACGAGCTTCCTGGCCACGTACAACATGATCTCCGCGCCGGTGGTGGACGAGAGCGGTTCGCTGGTCGGCGCGGTGACCGTGGACGACGTGCTGGACCACCTGCTGCCGGACGACTGGCGGGAGACCGCGCTGTACGGCGCGGAGGGCGGCACGGACAGCGG
- a CDS encoding DMT family transporter has protein sequence MTTPESTATPPRAASAADEKAPEAGRGVDLTLLGVAIAGVSFSAPLIAATAAPALAIAFWRNAMAVGVLSPVALWRHRGELRRMGRRALGLSALAGLVLAAHFGMWLPSLNMTSVATSTALCTTTPIWTTLILRLRGHRPPRLVWGGTALAVVGVLILTGIDLSTDGRALVGDALALGAGLAAAVYMLLGSEVRRTATTTAYTFVCYTTTAVALLCACLVSGSALAGYDGETWLKIAALTVAAQLLGHSLLNRVVRGLGPSTTSTAILLETPGAALIAGLWLGQTPPAAAYPALLVILGGLALVILSDRRR, from the coding sequence GTGACCACTCCCGAGAGCACCGCCACCCCGCCCCGTGCGGCATCGGCGGCGGACGAGAAAGCGCCCGAGGCCGGGCGTGGAGTGGACCTGACGCTGCTGGGCGTGGCGATCGCGGGTGTGTCCTTCTCGGCCCCCCTGATCGCGGCGACGGCCGCACCCGCGCTGGCCATCGCCTTCTGGCGGAACGCGATGGCCGTGGGGGTGCTCAGCCCGGTGGCGCTGTGGCGGCACCGCGGCGAGCTGCGGCGGATGGGCCGGCGCGCGCTGGGCCTGTCGGCGCTGGCCGGGCTGGTGCTGGCCGCGCACTTCGGGATGTGGCTGCCGAGCCTGAACATGACGTCGGTCGCCACCTCGACCGCCCTGTGCACCACGACGCCGATCTGGACCACCCTGATCCTGCGGCTGCGCGGCCACCGCCCGCCGCGGCTGGTGTGGGGCGGCACCGCGCTCGCGGTCGTGGGCGTGCTGATCCTCACCGGGATCGACCTGTCGACGGACGGCCGGGCGCTGGTCGGCGACGCGCTGGCGCTCGGCGCCGGGCTGGCCGCGGCCGTCTACATGCTGCTCGGCTCGGAGGTGCGGCGGACCGCGACGACCACCGCGTACACCTTCGTCTGCTACACGACCACGGCGGTGGCCCTGCTGTGCGCGTGCCTGGTCTCCGGGTCGGCGCTGGCCGGGTACGACGGGGAGACCTGGCTGAAGATCGCCGCGCTGACGGTGGCGGCGCAGTTGCTGGGCCACTCGCTGCTGAACCGGGTGGTGCGGGGCCTGGGGCCGTCGACCACCTCGACCGCGATCCTGCTGGAGACCCCGGGTGCCGCGCTGATCGCGGGGCTGTGGCTCGGCCAGACCCCGCCGGCGGCCGCGTATCCCGCGCTGCTGGTGATCCTCGGCGGCCTGGCCCTGGTGATCCTCTCCGACCGCCGCCGCTAG
- a CDS encoding magnesium and cobalt transport protein CorA: MSMIRDLRAVVRPALRPTLRRTTTSYEYDPVPEPRAASAIVDCAVYRDGLRHGDVTDPHEALKMVRAGRPGPQCDGSDGFVWIGLHEPTEQEFAGIAEEFGLHPLAVEDAVHAHQRPKLERYDNSLFAVFKTIRYVEHAELTSTSEVVESGEVMVFTGRYFVITVRHGGHGSLRALRHRLEDDPELLAKGPSAVLHAIADQVVDDYLAVSEAVQDDIDEVEIDVFSADNGKTSRGGDAGRIYQLKREVLEFKRAVSPLLRPMQLLGERPMRLIDPEIQKYFRDVADHVARVHEQVTGFDDLLNSILQANLAQATVVQNEDMRKITAWAAILAVPTMITGVYGMNFKHMPELGWKYSYPVVLAATLAICYAIHRGFRRNGWL; the protein is encoded by the coding sequence ATGTCGATGATCCGCGACCTGCGTGCAGTAGTCCGTCCTGCCCTGCGGCCGACCCTGCGCAGGACCACCACGTCCTACGAGTACGACCCCGTCCCGGAGCCGCGCGCCGCCAGCGCGATCGTGGACTGCGCGGTCTACCGCGACGGCCTGCGCCACGGCGACGTCACGGACCCGCACGAGGCGCTGAAGATGGTGCGCGCCGGGCGGCCCGGGCCGCAGTGCGACGGCAGCGACGGCTTCGTGTGGATCGGGCTGCACGAGCCCACCGAGCAGGAGTTCGCGGGCATCGCCGAGGAGTTCGGCCTGCACCCGCTGGCGGTCGAGGACGCCGTCCACGCCCACCAGCGGCCGAAGTTGGAGCGGTACGACAACTCGCTCTTCGCCGTCTTCAAGACGATCCGCTACGTCGAGCACGCCGAGCTCACCTCCACCAGCGAGGTGGTGGAGAGCGGCGAGGTGATGGTCTTCACCGGACGCTACTTCGTGATCACCGTCCGACATGGTGGGCACGGGTCGCTGCGCGCGCTGCGGCACCGGCTGGAGGACGACCCGGAGCTGCTGGCCAAGGGCCCCTCGGCCGTACTGCACGCGATCGCGGACCAGGTCGTCGACGACTACCTCGCGGTCTCCGAGGCGGTGCAGGACGACATCGACGAGGTGGAGATCGACGTCTTCTCCGCCGACAACGGGAAGACCTCGCGCGGTGGCGACGCCGGGCGGATCTACCAGCTCAAGCGGGAAGTGCTGGAGTTCAAGCGGGCGGTGTCCCCGCTGCTGCGGCCCATGCAGCTGCTCGGCGAGCGGCCGATGCGGCTGATCGACCCGGAGATCCAGAAGTACTTCCGAGACGTGGCCGACCACGTCGCGCGGGTGCACGAGCAGGTCACCGGGTTCGACGACCTGCTCAACTCCATCCTCCAGGCCAACCTCGCGCAGGCCACCGTCGTGCAGAACGAGGACATGCGCAAGATCACCGCGTGGGCGGCCATCCTCGCGGTGCCGACCATGATCACCGGTGTGTACGGCATGAACTTCAAGCACATGCCCGAACTCGGCTGGAAGTACAGCTATCCCGTCGTGCTCGCCGCGACCCTGGCGATCTGTTACGCGATCCACCGGGGCTTCCGCCGCAACGGATGGCTGTAG
- a CDS encoding suppressor of fused domain protein, translating to MADVLALVEARLSDVLGAPDARAAVTFVGTDRVEVLRYTTGDLVRYATLGMSAQPMADPLATVADPLRGPRGELLLTVRAGLADTDKVLRPLAVLAASPQVEGLVIAPGGSLDTTEPLWPGAPFSAVLVAEPGGLVPDLTLPEPLDPVRFFPLLPMTPAEAAWKRVHGAAALQDRWLAHETDLRDALRTAVPLTA from the coding sequence ATGGCTGATGTCCTGGCGCTCGTCGAAGCGCGGCTGTCCGATGTCCTCGGCGCGCCCGACGCCCGCGCCGCGGTCACCTTCGTCGGCACCGACCGGGTCGAGGTGCTCCGCTACACCACCGGTGACCTGGTGCGATACGCCACACTCGGGATGTCCGCGCAGCCGATGGCCGACCCGCTCGCCACCGTGGCGGACCCGCTGCGCGGGCCGCGCGGAGAGCTGCTGCTCACCGTCCGGGCGGGGCTCGCCGACACCGACAAAGTGCTGCGCCCGCTGGCCGTGCTCGCCGCCTCCCCTCAGGTGGAGGGCCTCGTCATCGCGCCCGGCGGCTCCCTCGACACCACCGAGCCGCTGTGGCCGGGGGCGCCCTTCTCCGCGGTGCTCGTCGCCGAACCCGGCGGTCTCGTGCCGGACCTCACGCTCCCCGAACCCCTCGACCCGGTCCGCTTCTTCCCGCTCCTGCCGATGACCCCGGCCGAGGCCGCGTGGAAACGCGTGCACGGTGCCGCGGCGCTCCAGGACCGCTGGCTGGCCCACGAGACGGATCTGCGGGACGCCCTGCGGACGGCGGTGCCCCTGACCGCCTAG
- a CDS encoding DUF6758 family protein codes for MRGEPSCPKCGGRVRAPGLFADSWQCDVHGTVYPLQPVVPPSVEALGVVVNRSQVPVWMPWPLPVGWLFSGVAAAGDDRSGGRATAVSCSGPGPLGGPGELMLVAEELGVGLGARFAGIDGPDPGPNMCVDMPPHAKVLAAGRPTPLWHVAGVPDDRVVFAGEARGLWLWAIVWPEQTGLLMYDELVLTDLRDAGAEVDLLPCGALAPRLIA; via the coding sequence ATGAGGGGCGAACCCAGTTGCCCGAAGTGCGGTGGCAGGGTCCGTGCGCCCGGACTCTTCGCCGATTCCTGGCAGTGCGACGTGCACGGGACCGTGTATCCGCTCCAGCCGGTGGTGCCTCCCAGTGTCGAAGCGCTCGGCGTCGTCGTGAACCGCTCCCAGGTGCCGGTCTGGATGCCCTGGCCGCTGCCGGTCGGCTGGCTCTTCTCCGGAGTGGCCGCCGCCGGTGACGACCGCAGCGGCGGCCGTGCCACCGCCGTCTCCTGCTCGGGGCCGGGGCCGCTCGGAGGTCCCGGTGAACTCATGCTCGTGGCAGAGGAGTTGGGGGTCGGGCTCGGCGCGCGCTTCGCCGGGATCGACGGGCCCGACCCCGGTCCGAACATGTGCGTGGACATGCCGCCGCACGCGAAGGTCCTCGCGGCCGGGCGCCCCACACCCCTCTGGCACGTCGCGGGCGTCCCCGACGACCGCGTGGTCTTCGCCGGCGAGGCCCGCGGGCTCTGGCTGTGGGCGATCGTCTGGCCCGAGCAGACCGGGTTGCTGATGTACGACGAGCTCGTCCTCACGGATTTGCGGGACGCCGGCGCCGAGGTGGACCTCCTGCCGTGCGGCGCGCTCGCCCCCCGCCTTATCGCGTAG
- a CDS encoding PHP domain-containing protein has protein sequence MRIDLHTHSTASDGTDSPAELVRNAAAAGLDVVALTDHDTVGGYAEATAALAGLEARGDLTLVTGAELSCRIDGISMHMLAYLFDPAEPELYRERELVRDDRVPRAQGMVAKLRELGVPITWEQVARIAGDGSVGRPHIATAMVELGVVDSVSDAFTEQWLANDGRGYVPKHELDPFDAVRLVKGAGGVTVFAHPGAHKRGETVPEAVIAELSAAGLDGIEVDHVDHDDATRARLRAFAAEHDLLATGSSDYHGDRKTVRLGSCVTDPEVYREIARRATGAVPISAV, from the coding sequence GTGCGTATAGACCTGCACACCCACTCCACGGCTTCCGACGGCACCGACTCGCCGGCCGAGTTGGTGCGGAACGCCGCGGCCGCGGGGCTGGACGTGGTGGCGCTCACGGACCATGACACGGTCGGCGGTTACGCCGAGGCGACCGCCGCGCTGGCGGGGCTGGAAGCGCGCGGGGACCTGACGTTGGTGACCGGTGCCGAGTTGTCCTGCCGGATCGACGGCATCAGCATGCACATGCTGGCGTACCTGTTCGACCCGGCCGAGCCGGAGCTGTACCGCGAGCGCGAACTCGTCCGGGACGACCGGGTGCCGAGGGCGCAGGGCATGGTCGCCAAGTTGCGCGAGCTGGGCGTGCCGATCACCTGGGAGCAGGTCGCCCGGATCGCCGGGGACGGCTCCGTGGGCCGTCCGCACATCGCGACCGCGATGGTCGAGCTGGGCGTGGTCGACAGCGTCTCGGACGCGTTCACCGAGCAGTGGCTGGCCAACGACGGCCGCGGGTACGTCCCCAAGCACGAACTCGACCCGTTCGACGCGGTGCGGCTGGTGAAGGGCGCGGGCGGGGTGACCGTCTTCGCGCACCCGGGGGCGCACAAGCGCGGCGAGACCGTGCCGGAAGCGGTGATCGCCGAGTTGTCCGCCGCCGGGCTCGACGGCATCGAAGTGGACCACGTGGACCACGACGACGCGACCAGGGCGCGGCTGCGCGCGTTCGCCGCGGAACACGACCTGCTGGCGACGGGTTCGAGCGACTACCACGGCGACCGCAAGACGGTCCGGCTCGGATCGTGCGTCACCGATCCCGAGGTGTACCGCGAGATCGCGCGCCGGGCCACGGGCGCGGTGCCCATCTCGGCGGTCTAG
- a CDS encoding MarC family protein codes for MFDITLFGSVFFTLFVIMDPPGITPIFLALTSGRATKVQRRMAWQAASVALGVIAVFGICGQQILDYLHVSVPALRVAGGLLLLLIALDLLTGKADEPTQTKDVNVALVPLGMPLLAGPGAIVTVILAVQHANGFGQQLSVWVAIVAMHAVLWLTMRYSLAIIRLIKEGGVVLVTRLSGMLLSAIAVQSVANGIFGFIHGEG; via the coding sequence ATGTTTGACATCACCTTGTTCGGGTCCGTGTTCTTCACCCTGTTCGTGATCATGGACCCGCCCGGAATCACGCCGATCTTCCTGGCGCTGACGTCGGGGCGCGCGACGAAGGTGCAGCGGCGGATGGCGTGGCAGGCCGCGTCCGTGGCGCTCGGGGTGATCGCCGTGTTCGGCATCTGCGGCCAGCAGATCCTGGACTACCTGCATGTGTCGGTGCCCGCCCTGCGGGTGGCCGGCGGACTGCTGTTGCTGCTGATCGCGCTGGACCTGCTGACGGGCAAGGCGGACGAGCCGACGCAGACGAAGGACGTGAACGTGGCGCTGGTGCCGCTGGGCATGCCGCTGCTGGCCGGTCCGGGGGCGATCGTGACGGTGATCCTCGCGGTGCAGCACGCGAACGGCTTCGGGCAGCAGCTCTCGGTGTGGGTGGCGATCGTGGCGATGCACGCGGTCCTGTGGCTGACCATGAGGTACTCGCTGGCGATCATCCGGCTGATCAAGGAGGGCGGGGTGGTGCTGGTGACCCGGCTGTCGGGCATGCTGCTGTCCGCGATCGCCGTGCAGTCGGTGGCGAACGGCATCTTCGGCTTCATCCACGGCGAGGGCTGA
- a CDS encoding alpha/beta fold hydrolase, with amino-acid sequence MSRPSTLELPTNVVSRQMKTSRGSFAVLDGAPAKGAERRGHVLLIPGFTGSKEDFLDLITPLTAAGFHAVSVDGRGQFESAGPRDEKAYARSELAADVQAQAVAVAEAYGTDAPLHVLGHSLGGHIVRAALLSDRSVPYASLALVSSGPAAIEANQQVRTQLLIDHLPTMDMETAWQAMRAMDAGAEADSAGDAEGRTPTWLEDFLHRRWLGTVPEQLLSTARQLMSETDRVAELAALPLPKLVLSGEVDYAWPVPWLDEMAVRLGARRVVIKDAGHSPNAERPTETAAALVAFWKDVEGQQKDSLTSK; translated from the coding sequence ATGAGCCGACCGAGCACCCTTGAGCTGCCGACGAACGTGGTCTCGCGCCAGATGAAAACCTCGCGGGGATCGTTCGCGGTGCTGGACGGCGCCCCCGCCAAGGGGGCGGAAAGACGTGGACATGTCCTCCTGATCCCGGGCTTCACCGGAAGCAAGGAAGACTTCCTCGACCTGATCACGCCGTTGACGGCCGCGGGATTCCACGCCGTCTCGGTGGACGGCCGCGGGCAGTTCGAGTCGGCCGGCCCGAGAGACGAGAAGGCGTACGCCCGGAGCGAGTTGGCGGCGGACGTCCAGGCGCAGGCGGTGGCCGTGGCCGAGGCGTACGGCACGGACGCGCCCCTGCATGTGCTGGGCCACTCGCTGGGCGGCCACATCGTACGGGCCGCCCTGCTCTCCGACCGCTCCGTGCCGTACGCCTCGCTGGCGCTGGTGAGTTCGGGTCCGGCCGCGATCGAGGCGAACCAGCAGGTGCGGACGCAGTTGCTGATCGACCATCTGCCGACGATGGACATGGAGACCGCCTGGCAGGCGATGCGGGCGATGGACGCCGGGGCGGAGGCGGACAGCGCCGGGGACGCGGAGGGGCGCACCCCGACGTGGCTGGAGGACTTCCTGCACCGCCGCTGGTTGGGCACCGTACCCGAGCAACTACTTTCCACCGCCCGGCAGTTGATGTCCGAAACCGATCGAGTGGCGGAGTTGGCGGCGCTGCCGCTCCCTAAACTCGTACTCTCCGGCGAGGTGGACTACGCCTGGCCGGTGCCGTGGCTGGACGAGATGGCGGTACGCCTCGGCGCGCGGCGCGTCGTGATCAAGGACGCCGGACACTCGCCCAACGCGGAGCGGCCCACCGAGACCGCGGCAGCGTTGGTTGCCTTCTGGAAGGACGTCGAGGGGCAGCAGAAGGACTCCCTCACCAGCAAGTAG
- a CDS encoding DEAD/DEAH box helicase, with product MLDPLAASAASHRRGNILTTTTFRSLGILDETAEALEAVGIITPFPIQEMTLPVALAGNDVIGQAKTGTGKTLGFGLPLLERVTVAADVEAGRATPEQLTDAPQALVVVPTRELCQQVTNDLLTAGKVRAVRVTAIYGGRAYEPQVEALKKGVDVIVGTPGRLLDLSGQKKLNLKHVRALVLDEADEMLDLGFLPDVEKIMAMLPARRQTMLFSATMPGAVISLARRYMSQPTHIRATAPDDHGATVANTTQHVFRAHSLDKPELVSRILQAEGRGLAMIFCRTKRTAADVAEQLEKRGFASGAVHGDLGQGAREQALRAFRNGKVDVLVCTDVAARGIDVEGVTHVINYQTPEDEKTYLHRIGRTGRAGASGTAITLVDWDDIPRWQLINKALELTFNDPEETYSTSPHLYELLGIPAGTKGILPRAERTRAGLDAEVVEDLGETGGRGRRPAGRDRTPAAPVEERAPRTRTPRQRRRTRGGSAVTGETVIAAATEAVPVAIPTTTDAPDTDEPRKPRRRRTRSRAAAATAISPDAPEQTAPADATPPTEEPVKVPRRRTRKAPTA from the coding sequence TTGCTCGACCCCCTCGCCGCCAGTGCCGCGTCTCACAGAAGAGGCAACATCCTGACCACCACGACTTTTCGCAGCCTTGGAATTCTCGACGAGACCGCCGAAGCCCTCGAGGCCGTCGGCATCATCACCCCCTTCCCGATCCAGGAGATGACGCTCCCGGTCGCCCTCGCGGGCAACGACGTCATCGGCCAGGCCAAGACCGGCACCGGCAAGACGCTCGGTTTCGGCCTGCCCCTGCTGGAGCGGGTCACCGTCGCCGCCGACGTCGAGGCCGGCCGCGCCACGCCCGAGCAGCTCACCGACGCGCCGCAGGCGCTCGTCGTCGTCCCCACCCGCGAACTGTGCCAGCAGGTCACCAACGACCTGCTCACCGCCGGCAAGGTCCGCGCGGTGCGAGTCACCGCGATCTACGGCGGGCGGGCGTACGAACCGCAGGTCGAGGCGCTGAAGAAGGGCGTCGACGTGATCGTCGGCACCCCCGGCCGCCTGCTCGACCTGTCCGGCCAGAAGAAGCTGAACCTCAAGCACGTCCGCGCCCTCGTCCTCGACGAGGCCGACGAGATGCTGGACCTCGGCTTCCTCCCCGACGTCGAGAAGATCATGGCCATGCTGCCCGCGCGGCGCCAGACCATGCTCTTCTCCGCGACCATGCCCGGCGCCGTGATCAGCCTGGCCCGGCGCTACATGTCGCAGCCGACCCACATCCGCGCCACCGCGCCCGACGACCACGGCGCGACCGTGGCCAACACCACGCAGCACGTCTTCCGCGCGCACTCCCTGGACAAGCCGGAGCTGGTCTCCCGCATCCTCCAGGCCGAGGGCCGCGGCCTGGCGATGATCTTCTGCCGCACCAAGCGGACCGCGGCCGATGTCGCCGAGCAACTGGAGAAGCGCGGGTTCGCCTCCGGCGCGGTGCACGGCGACCTCGGTCAGGGCGCCCGTGAGCAGGCGCTGCGCGCGTTCCGCAACGGCAAGGTGGACGTCCTCGTCTGCACCGATGTCGCCGCACGCGGTATCGACGTCGAAGGCGTCACCCACGTGATCAACTACCAGACGCCGGAAGACGAGAAGACGTACCTGCACCGGATCGGCCGCACCGGCCGGGCCGGCGCCTCCGGCACCGCGATCACCCTGGTCGACTGGGACGACATCCCGCGCTGGCAGCTCATCAACAAGGCGCTGGAGCTGACCTTCAACGACCCGGAGGAGACCTACTCCACGTCTCCGCACCTCTACGAGCTGCTCGGGATTCCCGCGGGCACCAAGGGGATACTGCCTCGGGCCGAGCGGACCCGTGCCGGGCTCGACGCGGAAGTGGTCGAGGACCTCGGCGAGACCGGTGGCCGCGGCCGCCGCCCCGCCGGCCGTGACCGCACTCCCGCGGCCCCGGTCGAGGAGCGCGCGCCCCGCACCCGTACCCCGCGGCAGCGCCGCCGCACCCGCGGTGGCTCCGCCGTCACCGGCGAGACCGTGATCGCCGCCGCCACCGAGGCCGTCCCCGTCGCCATCCCGACGACGACCGACGCCCCGGACACCGACGAGCCGCGCAAGCCCCGCCGGCGCCGCACCCGCAGCCGCGCAGCCGCCGCCACCGCGATCTCCCCGGACGCCCCCGAGCAGACCGCCCCCGCGGACGCCACCCCGCCCACGGAGGAACCCGTCAAGGTTCCCCGCCGTCGCACCCGCAAGGCCCCCACCGCCTGA
- a CDS encoding ferritin-like fold-containing protein yields the protein MDTPAETPTDHQPTVTGIAAQDWAAASAQPQYRAAVVDLLGALAYGELAAFERLAEDAKLAPTLEDKAELAAMASAEFHHFEQLRDRLAEIGEAPHEAMAPFAAALDGFHRQTAPSDWLEGLVKAYVGDSIASDFYREVAARLDSDTRTLVLAVLDDTGHATFAVEKVRAAIEAEPRVGGRLALWARRLMGEALSQAQRVVADRDALSTMLVGGVADGFDLAEVGRMFSRITEAHTKRMASLGLAA from the coding sequence ATGGACACGCCTGCTGAGACGCCCACCGACCACCAGCCGACCGTTACCGGCATCGCGGCCCAGGACTGGGCCGCGGCGTCCGCGCAGCCGCAGTACCGCGCCGCGGTCGTCGACCTGCTCGGCGCTCTGGCGTACGGCGAGCTCGCGGCGTTCGAACGGCTCGCGGAGGACGCGAAGCTCGCGCCGACGCTGGAGGACAAGGCGGAGCTGGCCGCGATGGCGTCCGCCGAGTTCCACCACTTCGAGCAGTTGCGGGACCGGCTCGCGGAGATCGGCGAGGCGCCGCACGAGGCGATGGCGCCGTTCGCCGCGGCGCTCGACGGCTTCCACCGCCAGACCGCGCCGTCGGACTGGTTGGAGGGCCTGGTCAAGGCGTACGTGGGCGACTCGATCGCGTCCGACTTCTACCGTGAAGTCGCCGCCCGGCTGGACTCCGACACCCGCACGCTCGTGCTCGCGGTTCTCGACGACACCGGGCATGCCACTTTCGCGGTGGAGAAGGTGCGCGCGGCGATCGAGGCGGAGCCGAGGGTCGGGGGGCGGCTCGCGCTGTGGGCGCGGCGGCTGATGGGGGAGGCGCTGTCGCAGGCGCAGCGGGTGGTCGCGGATCGCGACGCGCTCTCCACGATGCTGGTGGGCGGGGTCGCCGACGGGTTCGACCTCGCGGAGGTGGGGCGGATGTTCTCGCGGATCACGGAGGCGCACACCAAGCGGATGGCTTCGCTGGGGCTTGCGGCGTAG